In one window of Aquimarina spinulae DNA:
- a CDS encoding RNA polymerase sigma factor: MRKERETIFLNALEENQEKLFRICSIYSKDDEDTKDLFQEVLIHVWKSMNAFKGNSSIGTWMFRVALNVCLRFKSKHTKNQNRMIRLDSITVSNFRSEVNNEDGNEKLKALRKCVKKLNEGDKAIVALYLEGLVYREISNILGLSENHVAVKIKRIKSKLLNCINELL, encoded by the coding sequence ATGAGAAAAGAACGTGAAACTATATTTCTTAATGCCTTAGAAGAGAATCAGGAGAAACTATTTAGAATTTGTTCGATTTATTCCAAAGATGATGAAGATACGAAAGACCTTTTTCAAGAGGTTTTGATTCATGTTTGGAAATCGATGAACGCCTTTAAAGGTAATTCATCTATTGGTACTTGGATGTTTAGAGTTGCCTTAAATGTTTGCCTTCGTTTCAAGTCTAAACATACTAAGAATCAAAATCGAATGATAAGGTTAGATAGTATTACTGTTTCCAACTTTAGGTCAGAAGTAAATAATGAAGACGGAAATGAAAAACTAAAAGCTCTAAGAAAGTGTGTTAAAAAATTGAATGAAGGTGATAAAGCTATAGTTGCTCTGTACTTGGAAGGGCTAGTCTATAGGGAAATTTCAAATATTCTGGGATTGTCTGAAAACCATGTAGCAGTAAAAATCAAACGAATTAAATCAAAATTGTTGAACTGTATAAATGAATTATTATGA
- a CDS encoding response regulator transcription factor gives MKILIIEDEHMLAESMVQYLGREGYHCEWTDNLAEAKEKSWDYEYDCLVVDINLPDGSGLDVIKQIKGMRSKSGIIIVSARNAIDDRIYGLDIGADDYLTKPFDLAELNARIKAIIRRRNFDAQNTITFNEIEVCPYEMSVKVHNKILKLTKKEYDLMLYFISNPNRVIPKGSIAEHLWGDEMGIADSYDFIYSHLKNLRKKILEHGGKDYIQTVYSVGYKFSDQ, from the coding sequence GTGAAAATTCTAATTATAGAAGACGAACATATGCTTGCCGAATCGATGGTACAATACCTTGGGAGAGAAGGGTACCATTGTGAATGGACAGATAATCTAGCAGAGGCAAAAGAAAAAAGCTGGGATTATGAATATGATTGCCTCGTTGTTGATATTAACCTTCCTGATGGTAGTGGTCTTGATGTTATTAAACAGATTAAAGGAATGAGATCAAAATCGGGAATCATCATTGTATCTGCACGCAATGCTATCGATGATAGAATTTACGGCCTTGATATTGGAGCAGATGATTACCTTACAAAACCATTTGATCTTGCAGAACTAAACGCACGTATAAAGGCGATTATACGTAGAAGAAATTTTGATGCCCAAAATACAATTACCTTTAATGAAATTGAAGTGTGCCCTTATGAAATGAGTGTTAAAGTACATAACAAAATTTTAAAACTTACTAAAAAGGAGTACGATCTAATGTTATATTTTATCTCGAATCCAAACCGTGTAATCCCCAAAGGATCTATTGCAGAACATTTATGGGGAGACGAAATGGGGATTGCAGATTCTTATGATTTTATCTATTCTCATTTAAAAAACCTTAGAAAAAAAATTCTCGAACATGGTGGTAAAGATTATATACAGACGGTATATAGTGTAGGGTATAAATTTTCTGATCAATGA
- a CDS encoding sensor histidine kinase: MKLLSLSNRYYFTGLFIVSLVGGLSSYFVIRRTVNSEFNDKLFAAKEELIDELYRHDELLSSYSLNIGDNITIQKVDKDPKIQTFIKDTILFNEYQNEQMNYRQITFSDKVRNNFYIFSITKSLLSTEDLIRGVTQVIALITALFFITMLVLSNIVSQRIWIPFYNTLNQIKDFNVKKPKPLSFSETNIVEFEELNSTLELMTNQVVKDYKNLKEYTENTSHEIQTPLAIIKNKMELLMQDKNLSEQQISILGQVYESTGRLSKLKDNLSLLSKIDNNQFIDTSKLIVAEYLKKKIGRVKELLDIKNIEVTLDLKENPSIAINETMAYVLFNNLISNAIKHNIESGKIIMTLTNAYFEIKNTGEPLEMSEEELFGRFKKSGNKLDSSGLGLSLVYRIVDYYDFSISYKNTDIWHTITLKF; encoded by the coding sequence ATGAAACTACTAAGCTTATCTAATCGTTATTATTTTACAGGATTATTTATTGTATCTCTTGTGGGAGGTTTATCTTCTTACTTTGTTATTAGACGTACTGTAAATAGTGAGTTTAATGATAAATTATTTGCAGCAAAAGAAGAATTGATTGATGAATTGTATAGGCATGATGAGTTATTAAGTAGTTATAGCCTAAATATTGGGGATAATATTACTATCCAAAAAGTTGATAAAGACCCAAAAATCCAAACATTTATAAAAGACACGATATTATTTAATGAATACCAAAATGAGCAGATGAACTATAGACAGATCACCTTCTCTGACAAAGTGAGAAATAATTTCTATATCTTTTCGATAACCAAATCATTACTTTCTACAGAAGATTTAATACGAGGTGTTACACAGGTTATTGCTTTGATTACTGCATTATTTTTTATCACGATGCTTGTATTGAGTAATATCGTTTCGCAACGAATTTGGATACCTTTTTATAATACGCTAAACCAGATAAAAGATTTTAATGTTAAAAAGCCGAAGCCTTTATCTTTTAGTGAAACTAATATAGTAGAATTTGAAGAGTTAAATTCTACACTCGAACTTATGACAAATCAAGTTGTAAAGGATTATAAGAATTTGAAAGAATATACCGAGAATACTTCTCATGAGATACAAACACCATTAGCAATTATTAAAAATAAAATGGAACTTTTGATGCAGGATAAAAATCTTTCTGAACAGCAAATATCCATTTTAGGACAAGTATATGAGTCTACAGGAAGGTTATCAAAGCTTAAAGATAATCTTTCCTTACTATCAAAAATTGATAATAATCAATTTATAGATACATCAAAGCTAATCGTGGCAGAATATCTTAAAAAGAAAATTGGAAGAGTAAAAGAATTACTTGATATTAAAAATATAGAGGTAACTCTTGATCTTAAAGAAAATCCGTCGATAGCGATTAATGAAACAATGGCCTATGTGCTCTTTAATAATTTGATTAGTAATGCTATAAAACATAATATAGAATCAGGGAAAATCATAATGACACTTACCAATGCATATTTTGAGATTAAAAATACGGGAGAACCATTAGAAATGTCAGAAGAAGAATTATTCGGACGTTTTAAGAAATCTGGAAACAAGCTTGATTCTAGTGGTCTTGGTTTATCACTAGTATATCGAATTGTTGATTACTACGACTTCTCAATAAGTTATAAAAATACTGATATTTGGCATACGATTACACTTAAATTCTAA
- a CDS encoding dihydroorotase, translating to MNFLLKAATVIDQKSPFHRQTVDILIENGIITDIKKTIKAPDHVEEVTLDNLHISQGWFDSSVSFGEPGYEERETIDHGLQVAAKSGFTAIALHPNTLPVTDNSTSVGFLKGKSQNSAVSLYPIGALTIQSKGVDMAELYDMQQAGAIAFGDYKKAIQNPNLLKIALLYAQNFDGLVLSFPQENNIAGKGMVNEEEQSTLLGLKGIPALAEELQIARDLFLLEYTGGTLHIPTISTAKSVALIRDAKAKGLQISCSTTVHHLTLTDKELVTFDTNYKVLPPLRTQKDVDALVKGINDGTIDMITSDHQPIDVEHKKVEFDHSKYGTTGLESAFGTLNTLLDIEQTIAMLTSGKSIFKIESESIEKGNKADLSLFNPIGNATFSEEHVISSSKNSAFIGKSTKGAPYGIIANGKMILK from the coding sequence ATGAACTTCTTATTAAAGGCTGCTACTGTAATTGACCAAAAATCTCCCTTTCATCGTCAAACAGTTGATATATTAATCGAAAACGGAATAATTACAGATATAAAGAAGACAATCAAAGCCCCCGATCATGTTGAAGAAGTTACATTAGATAACTTACACATCTCACAAGGATGGTTTGATAGTAGTGTAAGTTTTGGTGAACCAGGATATGAAGAACGTGAGACTATTGATCATGGTTTACAAGTGGCTGCAAAAAGTGGTTTCACAGCTATAGCGTTACACCCAAATACATTACCAGTAACCGATAATAGCACTTCTGTAGGTTTTCTGAAAGGAAAGTCTCAAAATAGCGCAGTATCATTATATCCTATCGGAGCGTTGACAATACAGTCTAAGGGCGTAGATATGGCAGAATTATATGATATGCAACAGGCAGGTGCTATTGCTTTTGGTGACTATAAAAAAGCCATTCAAAACCCTAATCTATTAAAGATTGCTCTTCTCTATGCACAAAATTTTGACGGATTGGTCCTATCTTTTCCTCAAGAAAATAATATTGCCGGAAAAGGAATGGTTAATGAAGAAGAACAAAGTACTTTACTTGGATTGAAAGGAATTCCTGCCCTAGCAGAAGAATTACAGATTGCGCGAGACTTGTTTCTACTAGAATATACCGGTGGCACCTTACACATCCCTACAATTTCGACAGCGAAATCGGTAGCATTAATTCGGGATGCTAAAGCAAAAGGATTACAAATTAGTTGTAGTACTACCGTTCATCATTTAACCCTAACCGATAAAGAGCTAGTTACATTTGACACTAATTATAAAGTACTCCCCCCATTAAGAACACAAAAAGATGTAGATGCCTTGGTAAAAGGTATAAATGACGGTACAATTGATATGATCACCAGTGATCACCAACCTATAGATGTAGAACATAAAAAGGTAGAGTTTGATCACTCAAAATACGGTACTACCGGTTTAGAAAGTGCTTTCGGAACTCTTAATACACTATTAGATATTGAACAAACCATAGCAATGCTTACCAGTGGTAAATCTATTTTCAAAATAGAAAGTGAAAGTATTGAAAAAGGTAATAAAGCAGATTTATCTTTATTTAACCCTATAGGTAATGCTACTTTTAGCGAAGAGCATGTTATATCTTCTTCAAAAAATAGTGCTTTTATAGGGAAATCTACAAAAGGAGCTCCTTATGGTATTATCGCTAACGGAAAAATGATATTAAAATAA
- the ltaE gene encoding low-specificity L-threonine aldolase, with amino-acid sequence MIVKKVIDLRSDTVTKPTLAMRQAIANAEVGDDMYREDPTVNELEETVANLLGKDKALYLPTGSMANQIAIKAQTQPGDDILVGQNAHNWMFESGAAGFISSIQLTVLPGDGRFTAEAVKAHYKPDNVHFAPTTLVSIENTHNVSGGVTWDRKEMNKVLKMADDLNLSKHLDGARIWNAAIYHNLPLKELTKGFDTVSVCLSKGLGAPVGSLLAGNSETMKKAYRLRRILGGSMRQAGIIAAGGLYAIRNHFERLKDDHHNAKILANGFNEIDGISVNIEKTHTNMVILDVIHDTINAHQLESEARKEGLLFLCTSDKRIRLVTHLDVTKEDCEKAVEIVSKICTNTIATI; translated from the coding sequence ATGATAGTAAAAAAAGTAATCGATCTAAGATCTGATACCGTAACTAAACCAACCTTAGCTATGCGGCAAGCAATTGCTAATGCAGAGGTTGGTGATGATATGTATAGAGAAGATCCTACTGTAAACGAATTAGAAGAAACAGTAGCAAACCTTTTAGGCAAAGATAAAGCACTATATCTTCCTACAGGGAGTATGGCGAATCAGATTGCAATCAAAGCTCAAACCCAACCTGGCGATGATATTTTAGTTGGACAAAACGCTCATAACTGGATGTTTGAGTCTGGCGCTGCAGGGTTTATATCTTCTATACAGCTAACTGTTCTTCCTGGAGATGGAAGATTTACTGCAGAAGCAGTAAAAGCACATTATAAACCAGATAATGTACACTTTGCTCCTACTACTTTGGTATCTATAGAAAATACGCATAATGTTAGCGGAGGAGTAACCTGGGATAGAAAAGAAATGAATAAGGTGCTAAAAATGGCCGATGACCTAAATCTATCCAAACATCTGGATGGTGCCAGAATCTGGAATGCCGCAATCTATCATAACCTCCCTTTAAAAGAATTAACAAAAGGATTTGATACCGTATCTGTATGTTTATCCAAAGGCCTTGGGGCTCCAGTGGGTTCTTTGTTAGCCGGCAATTCTGAAACAATGAAAAAAGCGTATCGATTACGTAGAATCTTAGGTGGCTCTATGCGGCAAGCAGGAATTATTGCTGCAGGAGGGCTTTATGCGATTAGAAATCACTTCGAAAGACTAAAAGATGATCACCATAATGCAAAAATATTAGCAAATGGATTTAATGAAATTGATGGAATATCAGTAAATATTGAAAAAACCCATACCAACATGGTTATTCTGGATGTAATTCACGATACTATTAATGCACACCAATTAGAAAGTGAAGCCAGAAAAGAAGGTTTGCTATTTCTTTGTACATCAGATAAACGAATACGATTAGTAACTCATCTGGATGTTACCAAAGAAGATTGTGAAAAAGCGGTCGAAATAGTATCCAAAATATGTACCAATACTATAGCTACCATTTAA
- a CDS encoding aminotransferase class V-fold PLP-dependent enzyme, producing the protein MSSSQEIIYSDTAGVSRIQPSVISAINNYYCTHATEGKVGIKNSTQNTIPSLKNEISTLINCSSEEIAITKNTTEGINIIAQGYPWQPGDRILIPDNEYPANVYPWLFLKNKGVIIDYIPTKNGVIALEDINQLIHSNTKILALSHVGYLSGYTAPLNKLGELCKQNDIHFFVDAAQSAGVLPIDVKKSNITALSTCGWKWIMAPVGVGFLYCSKALLKNITPVYVGADALDEVNIYSPKYPFTFFQDSRKFEYSSSTLSVAIGLNKALEIINTISVKKIEKQTTAHIKYLDEALKNIGFNSYLKHKEEPITRSGILSVKHKKITSEELHQKLLSHNIHTALWHGYIRFSPSYLNSKEESSEIVHCLTKYL; encoded by the coding sequence ATGTCAAGTTCTCAGGAAATCATTTATTCTGATACAGCCGGAGTCTCGAGGATTCAACCTTCGGTGATTAGTGCAATAAATAACTACTATTGTACCCACGCTACTGAAGGGAAAGTCGGTATAAAAAATAGTACTCAGAATACCATACCGTCTTTAAAAAATGAGATTTCTACATTAATCAACTGCTCATCAGAAGAAATAGCAATTACCAAAAACACCACTGAAGGTATAAATATCATTGCGCAAGGATATCCCTGGCAACCAGGAGATAGAATTCTTATTCCTGATAATGAGTATCCAGCTAATGTATATCCCTGGTTATTTCTTAAAAACAAAGGAGTTATAATTGATTATATCCCAACAAAAAATGGAGTAATAGCTCTAGAAGATATAAATCAATTAATACACTCTAATACCAAAATATTAGCTCTAAGTCATGTAGGGTACTTATCTGGTTACACAGCCCCGTTAAATAAGCTAGGTGAACTATGTAAGCAAAATGACATTCACTTTTTTGTTGATGCAGCGCAAAGTGCAGGTGTACTCCCAATAGATGTAAAAAAATCCAATATAACTGCCCTGTCCACATGTGGATGGAAATGGATCATGGCACCTGTAGGTGTGGGTTTTTTATACTGCTCAAAAGCACTTTTAAAAAACATAACACCAGTATATGTAGGAGCCGATGCATTAGATGAAGTAAATATTTATTCCCCAAAATATCCTTTTACTTTTTTTCAAGATTCACGAAAATTTGAATACAGTTCTTCTACACTTAGCGTCGCTATAGGACTTAATAAAGCTCTTGAAATTATTAACACCATCTCTGTTAAGAAAATAGAAAAACAGACTACTGCGCATATCAAATACCTGGATGAGGCATTAAAAAACATTGGTTTTAATTCATATCTAAAACATAAAGAAGAGCCAATAACAAGATCAGGGATTTTATCTGTAAAACACAAAAAAATAACCTCAGAGGAGTTACATCAAAAATTGCTCAGTCATAATATTCATACAGCATTATGGCATGGGTATATCCGTTTTTCCCCATCATATCTTAATTCTAAAGAAGAGTCTTCAGAAATAGTACACTGCTTAACCAAGTATCTCTGA
- a CDS encoding radical SAM protein yields MKKPIIYDDHTDPSKTELHYYLDTRLGKKTCKALCEFCWLKRDHLSEHVEEPEIAIKRIRGLAAKGYTVLPMVSDTFAENGKYLKTELFYQNDEWYFENAAWSSGRPLLQDNYEELLLLCVKNKIDTIIMTSHGTEDKAKDFKGLTQPSVVIKAIENIRRFEEKFGYPFKIILTFTLNKENMSVKTLTSYFEHCENLGVDIIRVNRFADVQDQYPELRMTKEDTIEAYKIMKKVYDEHEGPLQLSVSEDFGNWGVEIMNFPEGVGSCVAGEQLFGVVYPNVYVCPVNLTLKVGEIDDDYNIIWDQDVIDSLMDAKKHPDFGGCIGVAYPHFKEIRDYFSDLVKHGV; encoded by the coding sequence ATGAAAAAACCAATTATTTATGACGATCACACAGATCCATCAAAAACAGAACTTCACTACTACTTAGACACAAGGCTAGGAAAAAAAACTTGCAAAGCTTTATGCGAATTTTGTTGGTTAAAAAGAGATCATCTAAGTGAACATGTTGAAGAGCCAGAAATCGCTATCAAAAGAATTAGAGGTTTAGCTGCTAAAGGGTATACCGTTTTACCCATGGTATCAGATACATTTGCCGAAAACGGAAAATACCTAAAAACAGAATTATTTTATCAAAATGACGAATGGTATTTTGAAAATGCTGCCTGGTCTAGTGGTAGACCTCTACTACAAGATAATTATGAAGAACTTCTTTTATTATGTGTAAAAAATAAAATTGATACCATAATTATGACTAGCCACGGAACCGAAGATAAAGCCAAAGACTTTAAAGGATTAACTCAGCCTTCTGTAGTTATAAAAGCAATAGAGAATATACGCCGGTTTGAAGAAAAATTTGGATATCCATTCAAGATCATCCTCACCTTTACTTTAAATAAAGAAAACATGTCTGTAAAAACCCTGACATCGTATTTTGAGCATTGTGAAAACCTGGGGGTAGATATTATACGAGTAAATCGATTCGCAGATGTACAAGATCAATATCCAGAATTACGAATGACTAAAGAGGATACTATCGAAGCTTATAAGATTATGAAAAAAGTGTATGATGAACACGAAGGCCCTCTTCAATTAAGTGTAAGTGAAGATTTTGGTAATTGGGGAGTAGAAATAATGAATTTCCCTGAAGGTGTAGGAAGTTGTGTAGCTGGTGAGCAATTATTTGGTGTTGTATACCCTAATGTGTATGTATGTCCTGTAAATCTAACTCTAAAAGTAGGAGAAATTGATGATGACTATAACATTATTTGGGATCAGGATGTAATAGATTCACTAATGGATGCAAAAAAACATCCTGATTTTGGAGGATGTATTGGTGTCGCCTATCCGCATTTTAAGGAGATCAGAGATTATTTTAGTGACTTAGTAAAACATGGTGTGTAA
- a CDS encoding outer membrane beta-barrel protein, translating to MKKILLMTTAMASFAFVNAQEHHNNATKEHHFAKDYDKKGEFEQGNIFVSALFGFDSKTIKDEGEEHKDIMLDVFTRVGYLISNTVTGGVKFGYESEKEEEGETEIRSHHGLIGVFGRYDFTPGHKFSLFGELGVDYLTADVERNGIKNKEKGYKIGLIPGLTYFLNDHFAIEALWGAISYESMKADEGEKSTDEIIVGFDFEHINFGLAYKF from the coding sequence ATGAAAAAAATACTTTTAATGACTACAGCAATGGCATCTTTCGCTTTTGTAAATGCTCAAGAACATCATAATAATGCTACAAAAGAGCATCATTTTGCTAAAGATTATGATAAAAAAGGAGAATTTGAACAAGGAAATATATTTGTTTCTGCTTTGTTTGGATTTGATTCTAAAACAATTAAAGATGAAGGAGAAGAACATAAAGATATTATGCTAGATGTATTTACCAGAGTCGGTTACCTCATTTCTAATACTGTAACTGGTGGTGTGAAATTTGGATACGAAAGTGAAAAAGAAGAAGAAGGAGAAACAGAAATTAGATCTCATCATGGACTTATCGGAGTATTTGGACGATATGATTTTACGCCAGGTCATAAATTCTCTCTTTTTGGTGAACTTGGAGTAGATTACCTTACAGCTGATGTAGAAAGAAATGGTATAAAAAATAAAGAAAAAGGGTATAAAATCGGGCTTATCCCTGGATTAACCTATTTCCTAAATGATCACTTTGCCATTGAAGCTTTATGGGGAGCTATATCTTATGAATCTATGAAAGCTGATGAAGGAGAAAAATCTACTGACGAAATTATTGTAGGGTTTGATTTTGAGCATATCAATTTTGGATTAGCATACAAATTCTAA
- a CDS encoding IPT/TIG domain-containing protein: MKKRQNKVWLAMITLFSIICVLSCKSDDDDVILPPKISSFTPALAKVGEEVTITGSGFSTIATNNKVNFNGVAATVSKATATSLSVTVPQGATTGKIAVKVGELEVTTATDFTVVLPPTATSFSPKEGIIGTEVVITGTNFSTTAADNEVKFNGIAATVSAATSNSLTVTVPAGATTGKIVIKVDGQEVMSATDFTVIFPPTISSFSPEVGAKDTEVIITGTNFSTTAADNEVKFNETIATISAATATSLTVNVPAGATTGKISVEVNGQIGVSSTNFGVEQVVTTQDFIMTIDENPTANQNLGTVSATTTDGAIAYALSSQTPSGALAIDASTGVLTVTDANLFDYERNTTVTATYTASVGQSTSQSTITINLNDLKVDQTGLIAEYKLDGNLQDATTNGNHGTEKGTLTSVTDRHGITNGAYQFRVNDFLQGYFTIPNILPGSNLSFTISMWVKRDRASFGLLIDKSNGSFPAYNWYVAGAGSSENSLRAYYQESLASPGTFPAVVTNTGVNVTPINEWVHLVLTIQNGSTIKIYVNGESKEIGSSNSVATINTLSQEIIAIGSQDEGFTNTLEGSMDDILFYNRTLTDSEIAALAADKF, from the coding sequence ATGAAAAAAAGACAAAACAAAGTATGGCTAGCAATGATCACCTTGTTTTCAATCATATGCGTATTATCTTGCAAAAGTGATGATGATGATGTAATCCTCCCGCCAAAGATTAGTAGTTTTACTCCAGCTCTGGCAAAAGTGGGAGAGGAAGTTACTATAACTGGAAGTGGTTTTAGTACTATAGCAACAAATAATAAGGTGAATTTTAATGGTGTGGCTGCTACTGTGAGTAAAGCTACAGCAACTTCTCTAAGTGTAACGGTTCCTCAAGGAGCTACTACAGGAAAAATCGCAGTGAAAGTTGGAGAACTAGAGGTGACAACTGCTACTGATTTTACTGTAGTGTTACCGCCAACAGCCACTTCATTTTCTCCAAAAGAAGGCATAATAGGTACAGAAGTAGTTATAACCGGTACAAATTTTAGCACTACGGCAGCGGATAATGAAGTGAAATTTAATGGTATAGCAGCTACTGTAAGTGCGGCTACATCAAATTCATTAACAGTAACTGTTCCGGCGGGAGCTACTACAGGGAAAATAGTAATAAAAGTTGATGGACAGGAAGTAATGAGTGCTACGGATTTTACTGTAATCTTTCCACCAACTATAAGCTCATTCTCTCCAGAGGTAGGTGCAAAAGATACAGAAGTAATTATTACAGGTACAAATTTTAGTACTACGGCAGCGGATAATGAAGTGAAATTTAATGAAACTATCGCTACGATAAGTGCTGCTACCGCTACATCATTAACCGTTAATGTTCCAGCGGGAGCTACTACTGGTAAGATTTCGGTAGAAGTTAATGGTCAAATAGGGGTTAGTAGTACTAATTTTGGAGTAGAACAAGTGGTCACTACTCAAGATTTTATAATGACTATAGATGAAAACCCGACAGCTAATCAAAATCTGGGAACCGTATCGGCTACAACCACAGATGGTGCTATTGCCTACGCGTTATCTAGTCAGACGCCATCTGGAGCATTAGCTATAGATGCTTCTACTGGAGTGTTAACTGTTACAGATGCAAATCTGTTTGATTATGAAAGAAATACAACAGTAACAGCAACCTATACAGCTTCTGTAGGCCAGTCTACAAGTCAATCTACTATTACCATAAACTTAAATGATCTAAAAGTAGATCAAACCGGTTTGATAGCAGAATACAAATTAGATGGTAATTTACAGGATGCAACAACCAATGGAAATCATGGTACTGAGAAAGGAACATTAACTAGTGTTACAGATAGACACGGAATAACTAATGGAGCATATCAATTTAGGGTAAATGATTTTCTACAAGGTTATTTTACAATTCCTAATATACTTCCGGGTTCAAATTTATCATTTACAATTTCAATGTGGGTGAAAAGAGATAGAGCTTCTTTTGGTTTACTAATAGATAAATCAAATGGAAGTTTTCCTGCATATAATTGGTATGTGGCAGGAGCAGGGTCTAGCGAAAATAGTTTAAGAGCATATTATCAGGAATCATTAGCTTCCCCTGGGACTTTTCCTGCTGTAGTTACTAATACAGGTGTCAATGTCACCCCTATTAATGAATGGGTTCATCTAGTACTAACTATACAAAATGGATCAACAATTAAAATATATGTTAATGGAGAAAGTAAAGAAATAGGCTCATCTAATAGTGTAGCTACTATTAATACTTTAAGTCAGGAAATTATTGCCATAGGATCGCAAGATGAGGGTTTTACTAATACACTTGAAGGTAGTATGGATGACATATTGTTTTATAATAGAACGTTAACCGATAGTGAAATTGCTGCTTTAGCAGCAGATAAATTTTAA
- a CDS encoding alpha/beta hydrolase, whose protein sequence is MQTKPLSLYHIIKEPTIKKDKTPVLFMFHGYGSDENDLFSFATELQEELFVISVRAPYPMQPYGNAWYAIYFDAAQGKFSDDKQAIESRDKIAGFIDEAINAYDLDKDNVTLLGFSQGTILSYAVALSYPKKVKNVIALSGYINEDILTDNYKTNDFSKLNLYCSHGSVDQVIPVDWARKAPMLLSELGITSSLNEFEVGHGVAPQNFYQFKEWLSTHI, encoded by the coding sequence ATGCAAACCAAACCACTATCCCTATACCATATTATAAAAGAACCAACAATAAAAAAAGACAAGACTCCTGTTCTATTTATGTTTCATGGATATGGTAGTGATGAAAATGATCTTTTTTCTTTTGCTACAGAATTACAAGAAGAATTATTCGTTATTTCGGTTCGAGCACCTTATCCAATGCAACCTTATGGTAATGCATGGTATGCAATTTACTTTGATGCTGCCCAGGGAAAATTTAGTGATGATAAACAAGCTATCGAATCCAGAGATAAAATTGCTGGTTTTATTGATGAAGCGATCAATGCTTATGATTTGGATAAGGATAATGTTACTCTTCTTGGATTTAGCCAGGGAACGATCCTTAGTTATGCGGTAGCACTCTCCTATCCGAAAAAAGTAAAAAATGTAATTGCGTTAAGTGGGTATATAAATGAAGATATTCTGACAGATAATTACAAAACAAATGATTTTTCTAAGCTTAATCTATATTGTTCTCATGGTAGTGTAGATCAAGTAATTCCTGTAGATTGGGCCCGTAAAGCTCCTATGCTACTTTCAGAACTTGGTATAACAAGTTCCTTAAATGAATTTGAGGTAGGTCATGGTGTCGCACCCCAAAATTTTTATCAATTTAAAGAATGGTTGAGTACTCACATTTAA